The following coding sequences are from one Salvia hispanica cultivar TCC Black 2014 chromosome 3, UniMelb_Shisp_WGS_1.0, whole genome shotgun sequence window:
- the LOC125214827 gene encoding meiotic recombination protein SPO11-2 has protein sequence MGDLLQNSIFFSDQHICYADILPPSEVRLRIEVAILSFLKNLSSSTPSVSDLPLISRRMSNSRVSRGLLTENTRIFLSDSFSTKSLMNENSANSLIRVWKVMEMCYQILGQEKKVTQRELFYKLLSDSPQYFTSQLQANRSIQDLVALLRCSRYSLGIMATSRGVVAGRLMLQEPNRDVIDCSVCGSSGYAISGDLNFLENLVMKSDARYIIVVEKHAVFQRLAEDRFFNQIPCILITAKGYPDIGTRFLLHRMSREFPQLPILALVDWNPAGLAILCTFKYGSVTMGLEAYRYACNVKWLGLRKDDIDQLIPEESLIPLKPRDHQIAKSLESSEILQDMYKEELAAMIHSGCRAEIEALYFNGYDFLGKYIGKKIVQASYI, from the exons ATGGGAGACCTGTTACAGaactccatatttttttcagaTCAACACATTTGCTACGCCGATATCCTTCCTCCTTCTGAG GTTCGACTCAGGATCGAAGTTGCAATCCTTAGTTTCCTAAAAAATCTCAGTTCCTCAACTCCATCAGTATCAGATCTACCTCTG ATTAGCAGGAGGATGAGCAATAGCAGAGTTAGTCGAGGATTACTGACCGAAAACACGAGGATTTTTCTTTCTGATTCGTTTTCTACAAAGTCGTTGATGAATGAGAACAGTGCTAATTCATTGATCAGAG TGTGGAAGGTGATGGAAATGTGTTATCAGATTCTGGGTCAAGAGAAGAAAGTAACTCAGAGGGAGTTGTTTTACAAATTGCTAAGCGATTCGCCGCAATATTTCACCTCTCAGTTACAGGCTAACCGTAGCATCCAAG ATTTGGTGGCATTGCTGAGATGCAGCCGTTATAGCCTAGGCATCATGGCTACGAGCAGAGGAGTAGTTGCTGGGCGCCTTATGCTGCAG GAGCCAAATCGAGATGTTATTGACTGTTCTGTTTGTGGATCATCTGGCTATGCCATCTCCGGAGACCTCAATTTCCTAGAAAATTTGGTTATGAAGAGTGATGCTAGATATATCATTGTGGTGGAGAAG CATGCTGTATTTCAGAGGTTAGCCGAGGATcgcttcttcaaccaaattccGTGCATTCTCATCACGGCCAAAGGATATCCAGACATCGGGACCAG ATTTCTTCTGCACCGGATGAGCCGAGAGTTCCCTCAACTACCGATTCTAGCCCTGGTTGACTG GAATCCAGCTGGATTGGCAATATTGTGCACATTCAAGTATGGGAGTGTAACAATGGGGCTGGAAGCATACCGATATg CTTGCAATGTCAAATGGCTTGGGCTGCGGAAAGATGACATCGACCAACTCATACCAGAAGAATCTTTGATTCCATTGAAGCCCCGAGATCATCAAATCGCCAAAAGCTTAGAGTCCTCGGAGATCTTGCAGGATATGTACAAGGAAGAGCTTGCCGCAATGATTCATAGTGGTTGTAGAGCAGAAATAGAAGCACTTTACTTCAATGGATATGATTTTTTGGGCAAGTATATAGGAAAGAAAATTGTACAAGCCAGTTACATATAA
- the LOC125216250 gene encoding WRKY transcription factor 22-like yields the protein MEDWSLQAIVRGSSGEFGMIGDMEVDGPDSFLTSDHQLFDHNFRASFPDIFESFPGSSGDELEELYKPFYPATSLPDHTAAESQPQNADQSDQSSVSSPVAGANPVYTPKYKKRKNQHKRVVIQVSAENLSSDMWAWRKYGQKPIKGSPYPRSYYRCSSSKGCLARKQVEQSCTDPGMFIITYTAEHSHSQPTRRNSLAGTVRQKFPSPKQAEKSQLQQQTEMNMKPRVKVEEKAHSSDDFVFNEDFFSGLEEFDEFAQPFRSRPCSWA from the exons ATGGAAGATTGGAGTTTGCAGGCCATAGTCCGAGGATCGAGCGGCGAGTTCGGGATGATCGGCGACATGGAAGTGGACGGTCCAGATTCATTCTTGACCTCCGATCACCAATTATTCGATCATAATTTTCGCGCCAGTTTTCCCGATATCTTCGAGAGCTTCCCGGGCTCGTCCGGCGACGAGCTTGAGGAGCTTTACAAGCCGTTTTATCCGGCAACTTCTCTTCCCGATCACACGGCCGCCGAGTCTCAGCCACAAAATGCTGACCAATCCGATCAGTCGTCGGTCTCCAGCCCCGTTGCTGGCGCCAACCCCGTTTACACGCCCAAGTACAAGAAAAG GAAGAATCAGCATAAGAGAGTTGTGATTCAAGTTTCAGCTGAGAATCTGTCTTCGGACATGTGGGCTTGGCGCAAATACGGCCAAAAACCCATCAAGGGATCGCCTTATCCAAG AAGCTATTACAGATGTAGCAGTTCAAAGGGGTGTTTGGCAAGAAAACAAGTGGAGCAAAGCTGTACGGACCCAGGGATGTTCATAATCACCTACACGGCGGAGCACAGCCACAGCCAACCCACGCGCCGGAATTCCTTAGCAGGCACCGTCAGGCAGAAGTTCCCATCTCCCAAGCAAGCGGAGAAATCTCAGCTGCAGCAGCAAACTGAAATGAACATGAAGCCGAGGGTCAAAGTGGAGGAGAAGGCTCACAGCTCCGACGATTTTGTTTTCAACGAGGATTTCTTTTCCGGGCTAGAAGAGTTTGATGAGTTCGCGCAGCCATTTCGTTCGAGGCCTTGTAGCTGGGCGTAG
- the LOC125215799 gene encoding uncharacterized protein LOC125215799, translating to MLVEGYESLKAADNVSVDILEVSRSRDLKVEAKEDPDATENSSSFADTFSGDENASSFSDTEVESHFIPDIGLDPTFDGFGSVFPIRKKKLTAHWRNFIHPLMWRCKWTELRIKQLESQASKYARQDSGKHMAQDKTTVEQFGSNSLPISIQSHRNRLMKRRKRRRVENTSDIASYMSNHIIFSDRENKRHDLDGVPTWENSGNRDEFGLNGDYSIHEEDDNLLHHMLRKIELVHSRVQKLRNQLDVVLINNASRFSSSEDLSQLVGGDIHSPTFSACNGDAGLYASSPYIGDYDIEDFDLLDCEEVSSFGEPFSIPDIIESSVGLLYSADVTQHQNQIGDSSEKIVDNILIQNEAAEVEGANQFADKAQDVEHSGEEESNNKASILGDVEANTLKPSITSQIHFPKNKRKRGERKAASGNWSRQWPAEPCS from the exons atgttGGTTGAGGGTTACGAATCTTTGAAAGCTGCAGACAATGTTTCAGTTGACATACTTGAAGTTTCACGAAGCAGGGATCTCAAGGTGGAGGCCAAAGAGGACCCTGATGCCACTGAGAATTCTAGCTCATTTGCTGACACATTTTCTGGAGATGAAAATGCTTCTAGTTTTAGCGATACTGAAGTCGAATCACACTTCATTCCTGACATTGGTTTGGACCCTACATTTGACGGATTTGGCAGCGTCTTCCCAATAag gaagaaaaaattgacTGCTCACTGGAGAAACTTCATACATCCTCTAATGTGGCGATGCAAATGGACAGAGCTGAGGATAAAGCAATTAGAGTCACAAGCATCGAAATATGCCAGACAGGACAGCGGGAAACATATGGCGCAAGATAAAACAACTGTGGAGCAGTTTGGATCGAACTCTCTGccaatttcaattcaaagTCATAGAAATAGGCTCATGAAGAGgaggaaaagaagaagagtGGAGAATACAAGTGATATTGCATCATACATGTCAAATCATATCATTTTCTCTGATCGAG AAAATAAGAGACATGATCTGGATGGAGTTCCTACATGGGAGAATAGTG GCAACCGTGATGAGTTTGGCCTTAACGGTGATTATTCAATtcatgaagaagatgataatCTTCTACATCATATGCTCAGGAAAATCGAGCTTGTGCATTCCCGGGTTCAGAAGTTGAGGAATCAACTTGATGTAGTTTTGATAAACAATGCTAGCAGGTTTTCTTCCTCGGAGGATTTGAGCCAGCTCGTGGGAGGTGACATACATAGCCCTACATTCTCTGCTTGCAACGGAGATGCAGGCCTCTATGCATCATCTCCGTATATAGGGGACTATGATATCGAGGATTTTGATTTACTCGACTGCGAAGAAGTTTCTAGTTTTGGAGAGCCTTTTTCGATTCCTGATATCATTGAAAGCAGTGTTGGCCTTCTGTACTCGGCAGATGTCACGCAGCATCAAAACCAAATCGGAGACTCATCAGAAAAG ATTGTGGACAACATCCTCATACAAAACGAGGCCGCTGAAGTTGAGGGCGCCAACCAATTCGCTGACAAGGCTCAAGACGTGGAACACAGTGGAGAGGAAGAGAGCAATAACAAGGCCTCCATTTTGGGTGATGTGGAGGCAAACACCTTGAAGCCGAGTATAACCTCGCAGATACACTTCCCGAAGAATAAGAGGAAGCGGGGAGAGCGCAAAGCTGCTTCTGGGAATTGGAGTCGCCAATGGCCCGCTGAACCTTGCAGCTAA
- the LOC125214826 gene encoding G-patch domain-containing protein 1-like, producing the protein MATPEVPLRYVGVDRSSAAFRLMKQMGWEEGEGLGKEKQGIKGYVRVKNKQDTLGIGTDIPNAWAFDTTQFDSILKKLKVQVIEKTKDEDDEIDRNEDAEKPSPSKEKKEAVAKVTRPQGRYKKREKGKTVRAYSSQDLEGILVNKSKATETCNAPEVSEDEKSIETSVPDEEGKNQDVPLDWWGFKLGFVVGGMLGAESRRKKSLERTMFNEDDQENLYNLAQGTKTSGKQGLGIKDRKKKIAGCFFEGKKTTFGDSDGEDSSDSHSGVKRKHENLEVDLDPAPRPKLKKLCRRLLGQAPGESLKLKQLKVLVDEHSPLTFSNLSKEEALTSLKEKLECSDRFSVKGKKVLLVKRT; encoded by the exons ATGGCAACGCCGGAAGTTCCACTCCGCTACGTCGGAGTCGATCGGAGCTCTGCCGCCTTCCGCCTCATGAAACAAATG GGATGGGAAGAAGGCGAAGGGCttggaaaagaaaagcaaGGAATCAAAGGATATGTAAGGGTGAAGAACAAGCAGGATACTTTAG GTATAGGAACAGATATACCAAATGCGTGGGCTTTTGATACCACTCAGTTTGACAGTATCCTCAAGAAACTGAAAGTG CAAGTGATTGAAAAAACAAAGGATGAAG ATGATGAGATAGATAGAAATGAAGATGCTGAAAAACCCAGCCCttctaaagaaaaaaaggaggcAGTTGCTAAGGTTACTCGACCTCAAGGGAG GTATAAGaaaagagagaagggaaagaCTGTTCGTGCATATTCCTCTCAAGATCTTGAAGGAATTCTT GtgaacaagtctaaggctacAGAGACCTGTAATGCTCCAGAAGTATCAGAGGACGAAAAGTCAATTGAAACCAGTGTTCCAGATGAAGAAG GAAAAAATCAAGATGTTCCGTTAGATTGGTGGGGCTTCAAACTTGGGTTTGTCGTTGGAGGTATGCTTGGTGCTGAATCTCGGAGAAAGAAGTCCCTTGAGAGGACCATGTTCAATGAGGATGATCAAGAAAATCTTTACAACCTTGCTCAG GGCACAAAGACATCTGGTAAACAAGGGCTTGGTATCAAGGAtcgtaaaaagaaaattgcagGCTGCTTCTTTGAAGGGAAAAAGACTACTTTTGGTGATAGCGACGGGGAGGATTCTTCTGATTCACATAGTGGAGTAAAAAGGAAACACGAAAATTTGGAGGTGGATTTGGATCCTGCACCAAGGCCAAAACTCAAGAAACTGTGTAGACGACTTCTTGGACAG GCACCTGGCGAGTCGTTGAAGCTGAAGCAGCTAAAAGTACTTGTTGATGAACATTCACCTTTGACGTTTTCCAACTTATCAAAAGAAGAGGCTCTTACCTCTTTAAAGGAGAAG CTTGAATGCAGTGACAGGTTTTCAGTGAAGGGGAAGAAAGTCTTGCTGGTGAAAAGAACTTGA
- the LOC125216843 gene encoding probable WRKY transcription factor 43 gives MEGGNFPYYFTSSPAFPLSGSSTNVLEQSMQNPNFASSSDQMDLASLLSSGSIEQNPSSMASREVDQSGIRSKSKFGKKKKSIPQRVAFHTRSEEDILDDGFKWRKYGQKSVKNSVHPRSYYRCTHHTCNVKKQIQRLSKDNSVVVTTYEGIHNHPCEKLMETLSPLLKQLQFLSTF, from the exons ATGGAAGGCGGAAACTTCCCCTACTACTTTACCTCGTCGCCAGCGTTCCCGTTGAGTGGTTCGTCTACGAATGTTCTAGAACAATCTAtgcaaaaccctaattttgcaTCTTCTTCTGATCAGATGGATTTGGCTAGCCTTTTGTCATCCGGGTCGATCGAACAGAACCCCAGCTCAATGGCTTCGAGGGAAGTAGATCAAAGCGGTATCAGAAGTAAATCGAAATTtgggaagaaaaagaagagcaTACCGCAGAGAGTGGCGTTTCATACAAGAAGTGAAGAAGACATTCTTGATGATGGCTTCAAATGGAGAAAATATGGACAGAAATCTGTCAAAAATAGTGTTCATCCAAg GAGCTACTACCGGTGCACGCATCATACGTGCAATGTGAAGAAACAGATACAGAGGCTTTCGAAAGACAACAGTGTGGTGGTGACAACGTATGAAGGAATTCACAACCATCCCTGCGAGAAGCTAATGGAAACGTTGAGCCCTCTGCTCAAACAGCTTCAGTTCCTCTCAACATTCTGA
- the LOC125209013 gene encoding protein LURP-one-related 17-like produces the protein MMFLSKSKSRTVHHYHDESGDDGEREASTSLTVWTKSLVYSCSGFTVIRSDGGLAYRVDNYTNRPDQTILMDGSGNPIFTICRRKKLRLLDYWLVYEGEFDMKSSQKPMFCVRKNMRLRQTKMDDVVAYVYCGILENRCMYVVEGSFTHRSCKILDESRRVVAEIKKKEAMPKGASFGLEVFHLIITAGFHCKFAMAIVLLLDQMYS, from the exons ATGATGTTCTTATCGAAATCCAAATCAAGAACAGTTCACCACTATCACGATGAGAGTGGAGACGACGGTGAACGTGAAGCATCCACTTCTTTAACAGTTTGGACAAAATCGCTCGTTTACAGCTGCAGCGGCTTCACCGTCATCCGCTCCGACGGCGGTTTGGCCTATCGGGTCGACAACTACACCAATCGACCTGATCAAACCATCCTCATGGACGGCTCCGGCAATCCCATTTTCACCATCTGCCGTCGCAAG AAGCTAAGGCTGTTGGATTACTGGCTTGTCTACGAAGGAGAATTTGACATGAAATCATCGCAGAAGCCTATGTTTTGTGTGAGGAAAAATATGAGGCTGAGGCAAACAAAAATGGATGATGTGGTAGCCTATGTATATTGTGGGATTTTGGAAAATAGATGCATGTATGTGGTCGAAGGATCCTTTACGCATAGATCGTGTAAGATTTTGGATGAATCGAGGAGGGTTGTTGCAGAGATTAAGAAGAAAGAAGCCATGCCAAAAGGTGCATCATTTGGTTTAGAGGTGTTTCATTTAATCATTACGGCAGGTTTCCATTGCAAATTTGCCATGGctattgttttattacttGACCAGATGTACTCCTAA